The following proteins are co-located in the Dietzia timorensis genome:
- a CDS encoding ABC transporter ATP-binding protein, which produces MISGQGDPARLSVRGVSVRLGGRDVVSDASFSVEPGEELGVVGPNGSGKSTLLKAVLGLLPMHSGEVELDGKPVGEMRTRDRARNIAAVLQDGTGDFDLSCRDVVAMGRSPYKRFLDRDNAADKEKIGGALGMVNGTHLADRPYVSLSGGERQRILIARAIAQEPRLLVMDEPTNHLDLRNQFDVLELPTRLGVTSLIALHDLNLAAAYCDKVAVLCEGRVVAYGTPHEVFTEDLFEHTYEVRAQILTDDETGDPFVRFRPLRIPRSRVNK; this is translated from the coding sequence ATGATTTCTGGGCAGGGCGATCCCGCGCGGCTTTCGGTACGCGGGGTATCCGTCCGATTGGGCGGGCGCGACGTCGTCTCCGATGCCTCTTTTTCTGTAGAGCCTGGCGAGGAGCTCGGCGTGGTCGGGCCCAACGGCTCCGGCAAGTCCACGCTACTCAAGGCCGTGCTCGGGTTGCTGCCGATGCACTCGGGCGAGGTGGAGCTCGACGGCAAGCCGGTCGGGGAGATGCGCACCCGCGACCGCGCGCGCAACATTGCCGCAGTGCTGCAGGACGGGACCGGGGATTTCGACCTGTCCTGCCGCGACGTGGTGGCGATGGGGCGTTCGCCGTACAAGCGGTTCCTCGACCGCGATAATGCTGCTGATAAGGAGAAGATCGGCGGCGCGCTCGGGATGGTCAACGGCACGCATCTTGCGGATCGGCCATATGTGTCGCTGTCCGGGGGAGAGCGCCAGCGCATTCTCATTGCGCGGGCGATCGCGCAGGAGCCGCGCCTGCTCGTGATGGACGAGCCGACGAACCACCTCGATCTGCGCAATCAGTTCGACGTGCTCGAGCTGCCGACCAGGCTCGGGGTGACCTCTCTGATCGCGCTGCACGACCTCAACCTCGCGGCGGCGTACTGCGACAAGGTCGCTGTGCTGTGTGAGGGACGGGTTGTAGCGTACGGGACGCCGCACGAGGTGTTCACCGAGGATCTGTTCGAGCACACATATGAGGTACGTGCACAGATCCTCACCGACGACGAGACTGGCGATCCGTTCGTCCGATTCCGGCCGCTGAGGATTCCACGCAGTCGCGTGAACAAGTAA